The genomic segment CATACTTTTTCGACTTCAAGCTGATGGAAACCTGTTACCTCTGACATTTCGTTATAATTGTACATCGTCAAACTTCCACTAAAGATACTCAACAAAATCTACCGGAACATAAAGATTCCAATCTTTATTCAAATTGCTGCTTACCGAACTTTCAAGGTATTTTGGAGTTTTTGGTTTATGTGCTTTGATTTTGTTTAAAGTTTCATCACTTAGATGTTCATAGAACACACTCTGCTCACGTAACAGTTCAAGTATAAAACCAACTTTAATATACAGACTTTTTTTGTTGTACATGTTAAGAATGTCAATTATTTTTTTAAAATCGAGTCCACTTAATACGCTGAGACTTTTAAGGCATTCTTCCCATCCACCTGCATAATCCGGCCTGTCCACACAATCTACAAGAGTGCGTTCTTTACTGCTCACCTTTATTTCAGTTGTGCGATACTTTTTTGTTTCGATACAAATAGAGATGTCTTTTGTAAAGATCGGCTTAAAATTTAGGTTCTGGTACTTAAAAGGAGAAAAACGATTTTCAGGAAGGACTGTAATGTACACTTCGTTATAATGACTGTATGCTGAACCATAATATTCAAGTGCTGAATGGAACCCAAGATAGTAATTATCCCTGATTTTACCTGCAATGAGGAATTTGTCTGAAATGTATTTTTCCGGATCTTCTAATGGAGATAGGACAGCATATAATCCCTTTCTGATTTTTTGTAGTTTTCCTTCTGCAATTAGTTTGGCCGTATATTCACCATAAATATATTTAGAGATAAGTGCGGAACTAAGTGTCAGTTCAGTGATTTCAAGAGCTGCTTTTTCGATTTCCCGGGATGTTACAACTGTCTTCGTAAGCAGCTTTTTGTAAAGCATGTCTCTTTTTCGGACCATTGGTTGTATTTTTATTTTCAACTATTTTATAGTTATCTATTCTTTTAGCATTGATTTAAGTAAAAAATACAATGTTGATGTGAATACGAGATATTTGTTTCCACAATATAATAGTTATTACTTTAAAACTTAAACAAAGAATCTATAGTTACAGGAAAAATGTAATTGAGATTGTCAAAAAAGTCGATATTTTGATGTACTTCAACCAGACCAAAAATTTCAATGTGGTGGAGCATAGCGAGCTAAATTTCATTTTGTGAGTATATATAGGAAAGCCATGCAGGGTGAAACTGTTCCCCGACATAAAAGTCATCGTATCGAAAGATTAATATAAATTAAATATATCTTACAACATAATATAATATAGGCATCATTATGAAAATTCGTAATATAAAACAGCTTGACGATAAAGATGAAGAGATAGCAGAATTACTCATTTCCCTTGGCATGAGCAGACTTGTTGCCAGAACCCTGACATATATACAAAAAGTGGATACAACTCCATCTGTTGATATTGAAAGAGGAACTGGATTACGCCAGCCAGAAGTCAGCGTGGCTATGAAAGAACTGGACCCATATGATTGGATAAGCGAAACCGAAGAAAAGAAACCAGGTAAAGGAAGACCGAGTAAAATATATTCACTCAAAGTCGGGTTTAATGAT from the Methanosarcinales archaeon genome contains:
- a CDS encoding ArsR family transcriptional regulator, which codes for MKIRNIKQLDDKDEEIAELLISLGMSRLVARTLTYIQKVDTTPSVDIERGTGLRQPEVSVAMKELDPYDWISETEEKKPGKGRPSKIYSLKVGFNDIISHLEKEQEKRYNDSIASIERLKELVRD